Part of the bacterium genome is shown below.
ATCGCGGACGGCATCGCGGTCAAGCGGATCGGCGAGCGGACGTTCCCGCTGATCGAGCGGTACGTGGACGACATCGTCGCCGTCAGCGAGCGCGAGATCGCGACCGCGGTCTATCTGTTGATCGAGCGCCAGAAGGTCGTCGCCGAGGGCGCCGGCGCCGTCCCCCTCGCCGCGCTGCTCACCGGCAAGGTCCGCACGTCGCCGAACGACGTGACCGTGATGGTCCTGTCCGGCGGCAACATCGACGTCAACATCATCGAGCGCATCATCGACCGCGGCCTGGTGGGCGAAGGCCGGCTTGCGCACCTGATGGTGAAGGTGAGGGACCGCCCGGGCGAGCTGGCGCGGCTCACCGCGATCGTGGCTGAGTGCGGCGCCAATGTGCTCGAGATCGGGCACCGCCGCGCCTTCGCGGACATCTCCGTGGCCGACGTCGAGATCGTCATGCACCTCGAGACGCGCGGACGCGACCACGTCGAGGAGATCATCCAGCGGTTGGAAGCGGAGGGGCTGAGGGTCGAGGAGGACATCTGAGCCGTCCCTCGTCCGCCCACACCGCTTCCACCAGCGCCGGCAGAACCTTTGCCGCCGGGCCGGTCAGGTGCCACTCGTCCGGCCCGAGCGGCGCGTCCGGCGGCGCGGTGTTGACCACCACGATCGCCGCCCCGGCGCGTCTGGCGAGTGGAACCAGCCCGGCCGCGGGGTACACCACGCCCGACGTTCCGATCACGAGCAGCGCGTCACAATCTCCGGCCGCCGCGACGGCCCGCTCGAACGCGCCCGGCGGCAGCGACTCGCCGAACCACACCACGTCCGGCCGCAGCGGCGCGCCGCACGCCGGGCAGCGCGGCGGCACGGCGCCGTCGTCCCACGCCTCGACCAGCCGCCCCTCCCGCGAGCACTTCGTGCGCTGGATGCGGCCGTGCAGCTCGATCACGTTGCGGCTGCCCGCCCGCTCGTGCAGCCCATCCACGTTCTGCGTGATCAGCGTGAAGCGTGGGACGAGCGTCTCGATGCAGACCAGCGCGTGGTGCGCCGGGTTCGGCTCGGCCTTCGCCACCCGCGAGCGCCGCCACTCGTACCAGCGCCAGACCAGCGCCGGGTCGCGCGCGAACGCTTCCGGCGTGGCCAGGTCTTCGGGCCGGTAGCGCGCCCACAGCCCCGTCTGCGGATCGCGGAACGTGGGCAGCCCGCTCTCGGCCGAGATGCCCGCGCCCGTCAGCGCCGCGATGTGACGCGCGGCACGCAACCGTCGGATCAGCGCTTCGTCGAACATGCGCAAAGTATCGCGCCGCTGCGCGAGGAACGCCAGGTGCGCGCTGCGGCCGCGACGCGCCCGTGTCGAGGGAGGTCCTCCTGTCTTTGCGTCGCTCCGCCGGATCCGAGCCCTCTCACACCACCACCCGGCGCCACCGCCCGCGGCGGAACACCAGCGCGCTCAGCACGCTCAGCGCGGAGAACGAACAGGCGAGGGCGATGAACACGCCGTCCGCGCCCAGGCCCAGCGGGAACGCGAGCATCCACGCCAGCGGGAACTCGAACACCCAGATGCTCGCCAGGTTCAGAAGCGTTGCGGTCCAGACGTCGCCCGCGCCGTTGAACGCCTGCGTGAGCACCGCCCCGAAGGCGTACGGATAGAAACCCAGGCTCACGATGCGCAGGCAGCGGATGGCGTATGCGCTCGTGGCCCCGTCGGTGCCGAACAGAGCGATGATTCCCGGCGCCGCGATGAGGGACACGGTCGCGGCGCTGCCCAGGAGGACGAGGTTCATGAGCCCGGCCAGCCAGACGGCGCGCTCCGCCCGGTCCGGATCCCCGGCCCCCAGCCCCTGCCCCACCATCGTGGCCGCCGCGTTGCCGAAGCCCCACGCGGGCAGCAGCGCGAACAGGATGACGCGGATGGCGATCGTGTACCCCGCCAGCGCCTCACTGCCGAACTCCGCGATGATGCGTGCGAGCCCGATCCAGCTCACCGTGCCGATGAGTCCCTGGAGCGTCCCCGTGCCGGAGAGACGGACGAGCCGCCACATGATCGCCGGCTGGATGCGCACGTGTCTCCCCCGGATGCGCAGGCGCCCGTCCGCGCGGAGCAGTACGCCGAGCTGGAACGCGACGCCGGTCGCGCGGCTCACCGCCGTTGCCACCGCCGCGCCGGTCACGCCCATCGCGGGGAACGGGCCGAGCCCGAAGATGAGCAGCGGATCCAGGGCGATGTTGAGCCCGTTGGCCAACCACAGCACGCGCATGGCGACCGCCGCGTCGCCCGCGCCGCGGAACGCCGCGTTCAGCAGGAAGAGCAGCAGGACGACGCCGCTGCTGCCGAGCGAAACCGCGGTGTAGCCGGCGCCCACCGCCACCACGTCCGCGGACGCGCCCATGAGGCGCAGCAGCGGGCGCGCATAGACGATGCCCGCAACACCCAGCACCGCCGCGAGCGCGGCGCCCAGCGCCACCGCCTGCACCGTCGCCCGCGCCGCGGCGTCCTCGTCCTGCTCGCCGATGCGCCGGGCGACCAGCGCGGTCACGCCGATGCCGACCCCGGCCGCCACCGTGTACACCAGCGACAGGAGCGTCTCGGTCAGCCCGACCGCCGCCACCGCCTCCGCGCCCAGCATGGACACGAAGAAGATGTCCACCACGGCGAACACGGACTCCATGAGCATCTCGAGCACCATGGGGATCGCGAGCAGCAGCACCGCGCGGCCCACCGGCCCGCGCGTCGGGTCGCTGCCGCGGCCCCAGACGGCGTCGCTCACGGTCCGCCACCAGCGGCCCCGCGCCTCCTGCACCGGCCCCGGCGCCCCATCCACCTGCACACCCATCGCATCGCCCATCGTCTTCGGACTCACACCGAAAAAGGAGCCGCCCCCGGAGCCGAGGCGCCGGGGGCGGCTCCCTGCGTACGCCGCCGCGCACTCAGCGCAGCGAGACCGGCTCCCCGGAGGCCAGACTCGCCGCCTCCGCATCCAGCAGTCGGGCGACCGCCAGCGCGTCGTCCATCGTCACCCGCAGGTCGCGCCGCCCGTCGCGCACGGCTTCGAGGAAGTGAAGCACCTCCGCCTCGTAGCCCGTGGTGGCCGGCAACGGGACGGGCCGCGTCTCGCCGCCGCGGGTGAGCAGCAGCGGGTCGTCGCGGTCGTGCGCGAAGTCGGCCACGGCGTCCTCGAACTCGACCCGATAACGCATGTGGAAGGGGAACCCGGGATCGTCCACCCACCCTCCCGTCGCCGCGATCGACGGATCCCCGCCTCCGTAGCGGTAGCGGGTGGTGAACCGGCTCGCATCACCGACCGTGTGCACCGCGGCCGGCTCGCCGAAGCACCAGAGCACGAAGTCCGCGTCGTGGACGTGCAGCTCGTGCAGCGGACCACCCGTCAGCTCGACGTTCCTGTAGAAGTGCGGCGACCAGTCCGGCTGCGCGCCCACGCGCTCGAAGCTCGCGCTGCGGACCGCGCCGAACACGCCCGTGCGGATCTGCTCGTAGAGCCACGGCCAGCCCGGCCAGAAGCGCATGCACATGGCGGGCATGCAGAGCGTCGAGGCGCGGGCCGCGGCCTCGGCCAGCGGGCGGACCGCCTCCGCCGTGAGCGCCACCGGCTTCTCCACGATCACGTGCTTGCCCGCGGCGAGCGCGGCCAGCGCCAGCTCGACGTGGCTGTCCGTGTGCGTGCAGATGCTGACGACGTGGATCCGCTCGTCCGCGAGCAGCTCGTCCGCGCTGGTGTAGATCCGCGTCTCCGGAGGAAGTGCGCCAGTCTGCGATTGCTGTGCCAGGTTGCCGCCCCCGGACCGCATCGAGCGGCTGTAGATGCCGATCAGGCGGCAGTCGATGCCGGCCTCCGCCGCCGCGGCGTACGCGGCCGCGTGCGTGCGCCCCATCACGCCGTACCCGATGATGCCGACGCCGATCACGGTTCGGCCTCCAGGCGCAGCGGTCGCCGCGTGGTTCGTGACACCGTCGTCGTCATTGCCTCGCTCCCGGAGAATTCGGACGCGGCCGAAGCCACCGGACAACCTACAACGCGGCACGCCTCGCCGCGAGGACAGCGGCACCCCCGCGCCGTCCTCGCGATCCGCGCCCTCATCGCCGCCCGCGCCTCCGCGTGAGGGGACGCCGCGTCTTCCGGGGCGTGGAAGGCGCGGAGCTCGGGATCACACGGAGCCGAGGAACGTGTGGAGCCGGCCCTACAAGACCGAGAGGGGGACCTACGCCGCCCGGGCCTCGCCGCGCTCGGGCCCGCCGCGCTCGCTCACCTCCGCCGACTTCGCGCGGACGCCGATGCCGTGCTCCATCACCAGACCGGCGACGGCGCCGCCGATCAGCGGGCCGGCCCAGTAGACCAGGTGGTCCGTCCACGCGCCGGAGACGAGCGCCGGGCCGAACGCGCGCGCCGGATTGACCGCCCCGCCGGTCAACGGCCCGAACGCCAGGATGTCCGCAGCGATGGTGAGGCCGATGGCGATCGGGAACACCGACGCGGGCGCCCGCTCGTCCACCGCCGTGCCGAACACGACGAGCACCAGGAAGAACGTGCCGATCGCCTCCAGCACGATGCCGGCCAGCGCGCTCACGTTCGGCGCCAGCGCAGGAGTCCCCTCGCCCACCGCGAACCGGCCGAACGCGGCAGCGACGATCAGCGCCGCCACCACGGCGCCGACGATCTGGGCGGCCCAGTACACCGCCGCCTGCCGGATCGGCATCCGGCCCGCCACCACGAAGCCCAGGGTGATCGCCGGGTTGAAATGGGCGCCGGAGATCGCGGCGAGCGCGGCCACCATCACCAGGATCGCGAGCCCGTGCGCGAACGCCACGGCCACCAGACTGCTCGGTTCCGACTCGCCCGCCAGCGTCGCGGCGTTGATCGCGAGCACACCGGCGAACACCAGCGTGAACGTGCCGATCGCTTCGGCGAGGGCGATCCGCGTGGGAGATCTGACCATAGGGCGCGCCGCTCCTTCCCGGGAAAACCGCGCCGCACGCGCGGCAGCGGTGGCGCGCCGGGGAGCCAGACACGTGCCACGCGCCGCCCTGCCTCCTTCACCCCGGCCCCGCCCGCGCCGCTGGCTCCGCCCACGCGGTGCAACCACACGACGAGCGGCCGCGCACGCGCCCCCGTACGCGGCCGCAGTCGTCGCCGACGCTGCGCCCTGCACGCGGCCTCGGTCTGCCTCAGTCCGCCACGTCGATGTGCCGCGCGATCACCTCCCGCGCGCGCCGCACATCCTCGACGCGCTGGTTGCCCGCCTCGCGCTCGATCACGAGGTCCACACGCAGCTCCGCTGCACGCAGCACATCGAAGAACGCGGCCCAGTCCACCTGGCCCTCCCCCACGGGCACCTCGGTGCCCCATTCGCCCGGCCGCCCGGACGCGATCGCATCCTTGATGTGCACCTGCCGCACCCACGGCGCCAGCCGGCGCAACGCCTGCACCGGGTCGCCCATGCCGTACAGGATCATGTTCGCCGGGTCGAAGTTCACGCCCACACCGGTGTCGCCCAGGTCGTCCAGCAACTCCGCCAGCGTGTCCGCCGTCTCCTGCCCGGTCTCCAGCGCCACCCGCACGCCCCGCTCCGCGAAGACGCGCGCGACCTCACGGATCCGATCCGCCAGGACGCCACGGCGCGGGTCCGAGGGGTCGTGCGGGATGAACCCCGCATGGAACGTGACCAGCGTGATGCCCAGCACCTCCGCGAGGCGCGCGCTCTCCTGCGCCACCACCCGGTTCGCTCCCCACGTCTCGTCCGGCACGAGCCCGCCGGTGCGACGGATCGACTCCAGCGTGCTGTAGTCCTCGCCCACCGGCTCCATCATCCCCGAGACGATCCGGATGCCGGCCGCGTCGAACGCCGCGCGCACCTCGTCCAGCGGCAGCGCGCCCGAGCGGATCGGCTCCAGCGCGAGCTGCACCGCATTCAGACCCGTCGCACGCACGCGGGCCACCAGCTCCTGGACCGTGCGCGGCCGGAGCGACCACGTGCACACCGCCAGCCGCGGGCGGAGCTGCACGCCCGGACCCGCCCGCTCCGGCTTCGGATCCGGCACTCCACCCGCACCGCCCCCGGAGCCACGCTCGGGCTCCGGGACGACGACGTCGTTCTCTGCCATCACGTCCTGCCTTCCGCTCGGGTCATCGCGACTTCGCCATCGACTCCAGCCGCTCGAGGTGCTTGGCCAGCACCTCCCGACTGGTCCTCAGATACTCCACGATCAGCGCCAGCTCCTCGTCCGAATACCGCGCGGCGACCTCCTGCCCCTCCTGCCCCAGGGGGCCCCAGATCCGCGCGATCTCCTCACGCGCCCGGTCCGTCAGCTCCACGTACACCCGCCGCCGGTCCCGCTCATCCCGGACCCGCCGCACGTACCCCGCCCGCTCCAGCCGGTCGATGAGCGCTGTCGTCGCGCCGGTGGTCAACCGCGCTTCCCGCGCCAGCTCCGTCGCCGTCACGGGCCCGCGCCGGTCCAGGACTCCCAGGCACCGGAGGTCCGTGGGGTTGATCCCCAGCAGGTCCGCGGCCGCGTCGTCGAACGCCCGCGTCGCCTCCTGCTCCAGCCGCAGCTCGGTGAACAGCTCCTCGAGAAGGACCCGACGATTACTTGACAATCAAGATACTCCATTGTAGAGTAAGTGGGACATCGAACCAAACTACCCGGGCCCGGGCCCTGGCGGAAGACCTCCGCGCCTCCGCGGCGGCCGGCCGGGTTCCTGCGTCCGCCGTGGCCGGCCTGCCCGCCCCGCGGCGGCAAACCCGAAAAGGGGGATGCATGCGAGCACTGATCATTGGCGCCGGCATCGGCGGCCCCGCCGCGGCGGTGGCGCTCCAGCGCGCCGGCATCGAGCCCATCATCTGCGAGGCGCGGGCCGCGACCGCCAGCTCGACAGGGCTCTTCCTCGGCCTGGGGATCAACGGCATGCACGTGTTGCGTGAGCTGGGCCTCCTGGACGAGGTCCTGAGCCGCGGCGCGGTCCCGACCCCCTGGCTGGAGTTCTTCAGCGCGACTGGCCGGCGCCTGGGCGCGGTGCCGATGGGCCGGCTGGATGAACGCACGCCGAGCGTCACGCTCACGCGGAGCGCCCTCCAGGAGGCGCTGGTGGAGGCCGCGCGGGACCGGGGGATCACGATCCACCACGGCCGACGCTTCGTCGAGTACCGCGAAGCGACGAACGGCGTCGTGGCGCGGTTCGAGGACGGCGGCGAGATCGAGGCGGATCTGCTCGTCGCTGCGGACGGGATCCACTCCGCCGTGCGCCGCGCCGCGTTCCCGGACGCGCCCGCGCCCAGCTACGCGGGGCTGCTGAACCTCGGCGGGTTCGTACGGGATTCGGGTCTGCCGCCCACGCCGGATGCGATGCGCATGGTCTGGGGGTGGCGCGCGTTCTTCGGCTACACCGTGCAGGAGAACGGCGAGGCCTGGTGGTTCGCGAACGTGGGAGAGGCGCGCGCGCCCCGGCGCGGGGAGCTGGAGGCAGTGTCCACGGAAGAGTGGCGACGACGTCTCCTCGCCCTCTTCGCGGACGACGCGCCGTTCATCGCCCGGCTGATCGAGGCGACGCCGGAGATCACCGCGACGTCCATCCACGACCTGCCGTCGCTCCCCGCGTGGCATCGCGGCCGCGTGGTTCTCATGGGCGACGCTGCGCACGCGGTCTCGCCGAGCTCCGGGCAGGGCGCCTCGCTCGCGCTCGAGGATGCGATCGTGCTGGCGAAGTGCCTGCGCGACGTCACGCCGGTCGAATCCGCGCTCGCGCGCTACGAGGCGCTGCGTCGGCCGCGCGCGGAGCGGATCGTGGCGGACGGCCGCCGCCGGGGCACGTACAAGGCGCTGCGGAGCCGCGCCGCGGTCCGGCTGCGCGACCTGGTCATGCCGCTCGCGCTGCGCGTCTTCGCCAACGGGCAGCGGCTGGCGTGGATCCACGACTACCGCGTGCGTTGGGACGAGCCGGTCACGGGTCGGGCGGCGTGACGGGCGGATCGCCTCGCCCGGGACGCAGTCCGGGAAGGCCCGGTGTCTCGCTCTGGGGAACGCGCGGCGCGGCGGTCGGTCGTGCTCGCCGGGGACGCTGCCGCCGCGCCCCTGGCGACCACGGCGCCGCGGCTTGCGTACGCCCGCCGCCGCTCGCACGTTTGCAGCGGCCATGGACTCTGACAGCAACGCGAGGAAGGACATGAGCCACGAAGGCGGATCGAACGACGTCGCCCGTGCTCGCTCCGAAACGAAGGCCGCGGCCGTGGTCCGGCCGGCCGATGCGGTGCCGATGCGCGAACTCCCCGTGGGCCGCGGCGCAGCGATGCAGGTGTTGCTCGGCCCGGACGAGGGCGCGCCGAACTTCGTGCTGCGACGCTTCCGCATGGAGCAGGGCGGCGGCATCCCCGCGCACACCAACGAGGTCGAGCACGAGCAGTACGTGCTCCGCGGGCGCGCGCGCATCACGATCGCGGGCGAGGTCCACGAGGTGGGGCCAGACGACACGCTGTACATCCCCGCCGGCACGCCGCACTCCTACGAGGTGATCGAGGGGCCGTTCGAGTTCATCTGCGTGGTGCCGAACGCGCCGGACCGGATGCGGGTGCTCGACGAATCCTGCTGATGCGACGAGCCCCGGGGGCGGGCCCGACGAATCGTGCCTCCCCCGGGGCTCCAGCCGGCCTCGTCCCGATCTGCCGCTTCAGCTCCCCGCGGTCCGTACCGGGAACGCGACCCGCGTCCTCTCCCACGCGATGACCATCTGCACCGCGCCGCCCTCCGCGGGCTCGAGGCCGATCGAGAGCCGCTCGACGTGGTCGGTCGTCTCCGGCGTGACGGTGAAGCTGCCGACGTCCTGCGCCCGAACGCCCTCGTTGATGGGGATGCCCCAGCGGTTGGCCGCGCGGTTCACGACGATCGTCCACTCGGCCTCGCCTGGGATCGCGTACAGCGAGTACGTGCCGGGCTCGACGCGCACCGTGCCGATCTCCGCGGGCACCGTCACATGGATCGTGGTCGCCTCGTTCGCGCCCAGGCGCCACGGCTGGCCGTACGGCACCAGCCCGCCGAAGATCTCACGGCCACGAGCCGACGGCGCGCTGTAGCACACCTTCACGACGCCATCGCCGAGCTGCGCGCTGGTGGAGTCCGGCGGGCTCGCCCGCGAGGCCAGCTCATCACCGGACGCGTTCCAGGTGCAGGCGGGCGCGCCTGCCACATCCGCCGCCACCATGCCGGCCGCCTCCGACGGCGCGCTCTCCTCCGCCGCCGCGGCCTCGCCGCCAGCGTCTCCCTGCTGCCCGCAGGCCAGCGCCAGCACGCAGAACGACACCGTGAGACCGAATCCGAGTCCACGTGAAAGCCGCAGCGCTTCCATGAGTCGGTCCTCCCGTCGCTGGTTGCCTTACCTGTCGTACGCGGAACGGGGCAAGGTACGCGGCTCGGGCGAGGATGGGAAGGCTGCGGCGCAGTCACCCGTTCGCGGTGGCGCGGGGCCCGGCGCCACGCCAGATTGCGGGCCCGGGTTCCGGATCCAACCGCTTGCGAGGGAGTGTCATGCCGATCTCCTGCCGTATCCACGTGATTCTGCTCGCCAGCGCGGTTTCACTGTCGCCGCTCGCGGTGCCGACGTCGCTGCACGCCGCCCTCCGGCAGGAGCCGCGTGCGCAAGCGGCGCAGCCTCGCCCGCTGGCCGCGCAGGACCTGTTCGCGCTGCGGCGCATCGGCTCGCCCGTCGTCAGCCCGGACGGCGAGTGGGTCGCCTACACGATCACCACGCTGCTCGAGAAGCAGGACCGCAGCGAGACGCGCATCTGGATGGCGCCCGCCGCCGGCGGCGAGGCGCTGCCGCTCACGGCGGAAGGGGTTTCGTCCTCCAGTCCGCAGTGGAGTCCGGATGGCCGCTGGCTCGGCTTCCTCTCCGCCCGCAACGGCGGCGAGACGCAGGTCTGGGTGCTCGACCGCCGTGGCGGCGAAGCGCAGCAGCTCACGGACGTGAAGCAGGGCGTGAGCGGATTCGTGTGGTCACCGGATGGCAAGCGGCTGGCGCTACTGATCCGTGATGCGGATGAGCAGGCGAAGGCGAGCGCGGATTCCGCCGCGGACCGCGACCGCCCGAAGCCCTGGGTCATCGACCGCATCCAGTTCAAGCGCGACGGCCAGGGTTACCTGGACCGCCGCCGCACGCACGTCTACGTCTTCGATGTTGCAACGAAGGCGCTGCGTCAGCTCACCTTCGGCGACTACGACGACTCCTCGCCCGTCTGGAGCCCGGACGGCCGCTGGATCGCCTTCGTGAGCAACCGCGACGCTGACCCGGACACCACCGTGAACACGGACGTGTGGGTCGTGCCGGTTCCGGAAACCATCGAGCCGGTGCCTGCCGGCGATGAGGCGAGCGCCGCCGGGGGCGTCACGCCGCGCCGGCTCACGACGTCGCCCGGCCGCGACCACTCGCCCACGTGGAGCCCTGACGGCCGCTGGATCGCGTATGTGACCGATGCGTCCACCACGCCGGCCGGGCTGGCCTACGGCATTACCGCGCTCGCGATGGTGAACGTCGACGGCGACCCGGCGCCGCGCCGGCTCGCGCGCGCCCTCGACCGCAGCGTCGCCTCTCCGCGCTTCACGCCGGACGGTCGCGGCGTTCTCGTCCTGCTACGCGACGAGGGTCGCCGCCCACTCGTGCGTGTGGACATCGAGACGGACGAGGTCACGCCCGTGGTCGGCGGTGAGACGAGCGTCGGCGCGTACGACGTGAACGCGCACGGCGTCATCGCCGCGCTGGTGAGCGAGCCGCACGTGCCGGGCGAAGTGTTCGCGGGCCGGTTGGGCGGCGAGCTCCGCCGTATCACCAGCGTCAACGACTCGCTGATGGCGACGCTGCGGCTCGGCGCCGTCGAGAAGACGCGCTTCCGCAGCAAGGACGGCACGCCGGTGGACGCGTTCATCGTCAAGCCGCCGGACTTCCGGCCCGGCGTGCGCTACCCCACCATCCTCTGGATCCACGGCGGGCCGACGGCGCAGCACGACTGGGGCTTCGATTTCACCGCACAGCTCTTCGCCGCGAACGGTTACGTCGTCGTGCTGACCAACTACCGCGGCTCCGACGGCTACGGCAGCGCGTTCGCCGAGGCCGTGTTCCGCCGCTGGGACGGCAAGCCGCTCGAGGACCTGCTCGCCGCCGTGGACCACGCCATCGCGATGGGCATCGCGGATCCGGACCGGCTGGGCGTCGGCGGCTGGTCGTTCGGCGGCATCATGACCAACATCATCATCACGAACACCACGCGCTTCAAGGCTGCGATGACCGGCGCGAGCGAGGTGCTCTACGCCTCCAACTACGGCCACGACCACTACCAGTGGCTGTGGGAGGTCGAGTACGGCTTCCCCTGGCGGGATCCGCGGCTGTGGGAGCGCATCTCGCCGTTCTACAAGCTCGAGCGCATCCGCACGCCCACGCTGATCATGGGCGGCGAGAAGGACTGGAACGTGCCGATCATCAACTCGGAGCAGCTCTACCAGGGGCTGCGCCGGCTGGGGCGGACGACGCAGCTCGTCGTCTACCCGGGCGAGACGCACAGCATCCGGCGTCCGTCGTTCCAGAAGGACCGCTACGAGCGCTGGCTCGCGTGGTTCGACAGGTACGTGAAGGGGACGGCTGCAGCGGCGGCGCAGTGAGGCGTGTTGGTGGGGCCGGGGCGAGGGCGTGGGCGATGGGGAGGGACCCACCGTCGGGCTGAGAGGCCACCGATCGCCGTGAGGTCGTGCCCGCCGCGCTGCCTCGGGCGGCTCAGAGCAGCGCCACGCGAACGACCACGGCACTGATCACGACCGCGGCGAGGGCCGCCAGCACGGCCACGGCGTAGAGCAGCCGCGGATCCACGCGCGCCGCCACGGCCGGCACCGCGTACGCCGCCGCGAGTACGGGAGCGCCGGCGGCGAGCGTGAACAGCGCGAGCAGCCTGCCCGCGGCCGTGATGTATCCTTCGGTGGCCGCGACCTGGTTGCCCGCCGTCTCGGAGGCGAGCACCAGCGCGGCCAGGGCGAGGAGGCAGAGCGCGCCGATCGTGAGCCGCGAGAGGCCGCGCGCGCCGCTCCGCCGCCACACCCGCACCGCCATGGCGGGGAACACCAGGACTACGGCGATTTCGAGGAGGAAGAGCATCGGCTGCGGATTCGCACGTGTTCGGGAACGGAGGCGGGAACGCCCACGAGGACGTGCACGCCCTGCGTGCGCCCCACCCGCGGCTTCCCCCCGCGGCTCCCTCGCCGGGGGCGCGGGGATGGCGGCGGCCTTCCGGGCGGGAGGGCGGAGCGGGAGGGACGCCCCCGCCCGGACGGCGGGGCCAACGCGGGGCGGCCTCCCGGCCGGAACGGCGGAGCGCCAGGCCCCCTCGCCCGGGCGGCGGGGGCACGGTACCGAGCCTACCGGTACTCCTCCATCAACCGCTCCAGCGCCTCCGCCCCGGGGCACAGCTCCTCATAGGGCAGCTCGACCAGCGGCCGGTCCACCGTGCGGTTGATGGCGTGCATGTCCCTGGAGTCCGGCTGCACGTACAGCAGCCCCGTCGGCACCTCGCCCCGCTCCAGCACGCGCCGGACGTAGGCGTACGCGGCGTCCCGGTCCGTCGGGTCGTAGTCCTCCGCCACACGCCGGAACCGCACCACGCTGCCGTCGTGCATCGTCACGGCCATCACCGTGCCCGGCTCCGAATCCGCCGTGATCTCGCGCCGCACCGGCACGAAGTCGATGGGCGCCAGGTCCTCCATGTGCTGGCGCGTGTACCGGTAGCTCTTGGTCGAGCCCTCGTGGTCGTTGAACGTGACGCAGGGCGAGATCACGTCCACCAGCGCGAAGCCCTTGTGCGTGAGCGCGGCCTTGAGGATGGGCACCAGGTGCTTCTTGTCGCCCGAGAAGCTGCGCGCGACGAACGTCGCGCCCAGCGTGAGCGCCAGCAGCACCGGGTCGATCGGCGGCAATTCGTTGACATCACCGCGCTTCGCCTTCGAGCCCACGTCCGCCGACGCGGAGAACTGGCCCTTGGTCAGGCCGTAGACGCCGTTGTTCTCGATGATGTAGCAGATGTCCAGGTTGCGGCGGATCGCGTGGCACATCTGCCCGAGGCCGATGGAGAGCGAGTCGCCGTCTCCCGAGACGCCGATGTAGACGAGGCTGCGGTTCGCCGCGTTGGCGCCGGTCGCAACGGCGGGCATGCGGCCGTGTACCGCGTTGAAGCCGTGGGACTGGCCGAGGAAGTACGCGGGCGTCTTGGACGAGCAGCCGATGCCGCTGAGCTTCGCGGCCCGGTGCGGCTCGATGTCCAGCTCGAAGAACGCCTGTACGATCGCTGCGGTGATGGAGTCGTGCCCACAGCCCGCGCAGAGCGTGGACATCGCGCCCTCGTAGTCGCGG
Proteins encoded:
- a CDS encoding gfo/Idh/MocA family oxidoreductase, producing MIGVGIIGYGVMGRTHAAAYAAAAEAGIDCRLIGIYSRSMRSGGGNLAQQSQTGALPPETRIYTSADELLADERIHVVSICTHTDSHVELALAALAAGKHVIVEKPVALTAEAVRPLAEAAARASTLCMPAMCMRFWPGWPWLYEQIRTGVFGAVRSASFERVGAQPDWSPHFYRNVELTGGPLHELHVHDADFVLWCFGEPAAVHTVGDASRFTTRYRYGGGDPSIAATGGWVDDPGFPFHMRYRVEFEDAVADFAHDRDDPLLLTRGGETRPVPLPATTGYEAEVLHFLEAVRDGRRDLRVTMDDALAVARLLDAEAASLASGEPVSLR
- a CDS encoding cupin domain-containing protein, with amino-acid sequence MSHEGGSNDVARARSETKAAAVVRPADAVPMRELPVGRGAAMQVLLGPDEGAPNFVLRRFRMEQGGGIPAHTNEVEHEQYVLRGRARITIAGEVHEVGPDDTLYIPAGTPHSYEVIEGPFEFICVVPNAPDRMRVLDESC
- a CDS encoding MarR family transcriptional regulator; the encoded protein is MSSNRRVLLEELFTELRLEQEATRAFDDAAADLLGINPTDLRCLGVLDRRGPVTATELAREARLTTGATTALIDRLERAGYVRRVRDERDRRRVYVELTDRAREEIARIWGPLGQEGQEVAARYSDEELALIVEYLRTSREVLAKHLERLESMAKSR
- a CDS encoding NAD-dependent protein deacylase — protein: MFDEALIRRLRAARHIAALTGAGISAESGLPTFRDPQTGLWARYRPEDLATPEAFARDPALVWRWYEWRRSRVAKAEPNPAHHALVCIETLVPRFTLITQNVDGLHERAGSRNVIELHGRIQRTKCSREGRLVEAWDDGAVPPRCPACGAPLRPDVVWFGESLPPGAFERAVAAAGDCDALLVIGTSGVVYPAAGLVPLARRAGAAIVVVNTAPPDAPLGPDEWHLTGPAAKVLPALVEAVWADEGRLRCPPRPSAPPLPTAG
- a CDS encoding monooxygenase — encoded protein: MRALIIGAGIGGPAAAVALQRAGIEPIICEARAATASSTGLFLGLGINGMHVLRELGLLDEVLSRGAVPTPWLEFFSATGRRLGAVPMGRLDERTPSVTLTRSALQEALVEAARDRGITIHHGRRFVEYREATNGVVARFEDGGEIEADLLVAADGIHSAVRRAAFPDAPAPSYAGLLNLGGFVRDSGLPPTPDAMRMVWGWRAFFGYTVQENGEAWWFANVGEARAPRRGELEAVSTEEWRRRLLALFADDAPFIARLIEATPEITATSIHDLPSLPAWHRGRVVLMGDAAHAVSPSSGQGASLALEDAIVLAKCLRDVTPVESALARYEALRRPRAERIVADGRRRGTYKALRSRAAVRLRDLVMPLALRVFANGQRLAWIHDYRVRWDEPVTGRAA
- a CDS encoding MATE family efflux transporter yields the protein MGDAMGVQVDGAPGPVQEARGRWWRTVSDAVWGRGSDPTRGPVGRAVLLLAIPMVLEMLMESVFAVVDIFFVSMLGAEAVAAVGLTETLLSLVYTVAAGVGIGVTALVARRIGEQDEDAAARATVQAVALGAALAAVLGVAGIVYARPLLRLMGASADVVAVGAGYTAVSLGSSGVVLLLFLLNAAFRGAGDAAVAMRVLWLANGLNIALDPLLIFGLGPFPAMGVTGAAVATAVSRATGVAFQLGVLLRADGRLRIRGRHVRIQPAIMWRLVRLSGTGTLQGLIGTVSWIGLARIIAEFGSEALAGYTIAIRVILFALLPAWGFGNAAATMVGQGLGAGDPDRAERAVWLAGLMNLVLLGSAATVSLIAAPGIIALFGTDGATSAYAIRCLRIVSLGFYPYAFGAVLTQAFNGAGDVWTATLLNLASIWVFEFPLAWMLAFPLGLGADGVFIALACSFSALSVLSALVFRRGRWRRVVV
- a CDS encoding xylose isomerase, whose translation is MAENDVVVPEPERGSGGGAGGVPDPKPERAGPGVQLRPRLAVCTWSLRPRTVQELVARVRATGLNAVQLALEPIRSGALPLDEVRAAFDAAGIRIVSGMMEPVGEDYSTLESIRRTGGLVPDETWGANRVVAQESARLAEVLGITLVTFHAGFIPHDPSDPRRGVLADRIREVARVFAERGVRVALETGQETADTLAELLDDLGDTGVGVNFDPANMILYGMGDPVQALRRLAPWVRQVHIKDAIASGRPGEWGTEVPVGEGQVDWAAFFDVLRAAELRVDLVIEREAGNQRVEDVRRAREVIARHIDVAD
- a CDS encoding aquaporin produces the protein MVRSPTRIALAEAIGTFTLVFAGVLAINAATLAGESEPSSLVAVAFAHGLAILVMVAALAAISGAHFNPAITLGFVVAGRMPIRQAAVYWAAQIVGAVVAALIVAAAFGRFAVGEGTPALAPNVSALAGIVLEAIGTFFLVLVVFGTAVDERAPASVFPIAIGLTIAADILAFGPLTGGAVNPARAFGPALVSGAWTDHLVYWAGPLIGGAVAGLVMEHGIGVRAKSAEVSERGGPERGEARAA